Proteins from one Triticum aestivum cultivar Chinese Spring chromosome 7A, IWGSC CS RefSeq v2.1, whole genome shotgun sequence genomic window:
- the LOC123153294 gene encoding uncharacterized protein, producing MAQSPRCRRGGGAGAAVSGALSLLIDLAVTTSSLKPWGIAYEVSKRKERERPSRNCKCSILVKAWEYAQGKGICVIDQNYIHNNARTQYNWAFSRLAHGAAKGRRSYHGG from the exons ATGGCTCAATCTCCGCGGTGCCGTCGGGGAGGAGGGGCTGGGGCGGCCGTGTCTGGTGCGCTCTCGCTACTCATCGACCTTGCTGTTACTACCTCATCCTTGAAGCCATGG GGGATAGCATATGAAGTGAGTAAACGGAAAGAACGTGAGCGTCCAAGCAGGAACTGCAAATGCTCTATTTTAGTCAAAGCATGGGAATATGCCCAAGGGAAAG GTATTTGTGTGATTGATCAGAACTACATACATAACAATGCAAGGACACAATATAATTGGGCATTTTCAAGGCTAGCACATGGAGCGGCAAAAGGGAGGAGGAGCTACCACGGAGGCTAG